Proteins encoded in a region of the Rhizobium sp. CC-YZS058 genome:
- a CDS encoding DMT family transporter, protein MTIDTSAPARPDTTARTGILLMLLSMLMFSLNDVMGKVLVESLSVSQLMTIRSLAALIVLLPFVLRRGVMSLFRVERPALQALRALLFAVDASSFYYAVGFMPLADAMTYWLAAPIYVAAMSPFMLGEKVGWRRWTAILVGFLGVLIALSPSRETLSLPALTALFGSACFSVAVMLGRTLRATPDLTLVFWQFFGALVFSVGGLALHPSGWVPVEATALLAPALLGIVAMLAHALSNRSLKLADAATVVPLHYTLLFWAVIFGWIFFGDTPRLASIIGAGLIVASGLFIFFRELELKRQGRLQA, encoded by the coding sequence ATGACCATCGACACCAGCGCGCCTGCCCGGCCCGACACCACCGCCCGCACCGGGATCCTCTTGATGCTGCTCAGCATGCTGATGTTCTCGCTCAACGACGTGATGGGCAAGGTGCTGGTGGAAAGCCTCTCCGTCAGCCAGTTGATGACGATCCGCAGCCTGGCTGCCCTGATCGTTCTCCTGCCCTTCGTGCTGCGGCGGGGCGTCATGAGCCTGTTCCGAGTCGAGCGGCCGGCCTTGCAGGCGCTGCGCGCCCTGCTTTTCGCTGTCGATGCATCCTCCTTCTACTATGCAGTCGGCTTCATGCCGCTTGCCGATGCCATGACCTATTGGCTGGCCGCGCCGATCTATGTCGCAGCCATGTCCCCCTTCATGCTGGGCGAGAAGGTCGGCTGGCGGCGGTGGACGGCGATCCTGGTCGGGTTTCTCGGCGTGCTCATTGCCCTGTCGCCCTCGCGCGAGACGCTGTCGCTGCCGGCCTTGACCGCCTTGTTCGGCAGCGCCTGCTTTTCGGTCGCCGTCATGCTCGGCCGAACGCTGCGGGCGACGCCGGATCTGACGCTCGTCTTCTGGCAGTTCTTCGGCGCGCTGGTCTTTTCGGTGGGCGGCCTCGCGCTCCACCCGTCAGGCTGGGTTCCGGTGGAAGCGACCGCGCTTCTCGCCCCTGCCCTGCTCGGTATCGTCGCCATGCTCGCCCATGCGCTCAGCAACCGCTCGCTCAAGCTGGCCGACGCCGCGACCGTCGTTCCGCTTCATTATACGCTGCTGTTCTGGGCGGTCATTTTCGGCTGGATCTTCTTCGGGGATACGCCGCGGCTCGCCTCCATCATCGGCGCCGGATTGATCGTCGCCTCCGGCCTGTTCATTTTCTTCCGCGAACTCGAACTCAAACGTCAGGGCCGGCTGCAGGCCTGA
- a CDS encoding DUF475 domain-containing protein — MSQPVSQTTTLGYFKWAFIVTIVGLVLGGWLGWNDSGTLSGMATVFFICAVLAVLEISLSFDNAIVNANKLKDMTPEWQHRFLTWGILIAVFGMRIVFPLLIVVIAAGIGPVDAIILAAARPDEYARIMNEAHLPIAAFGGTFLMMVGLSYFFDHEKEIHWIKPIERRLSEAASIKGIEIAFVLILILGFSSIIPDDTATPEVESTTFVFSAIYGLVTFLAVEVLGGFLDAQQRTMSEAAKGGLGAFIYLEVLDASFSFDGVIGAFALTQNLFIIAIGLGIGAMYVRSMTIMLVEKGTLAEYRYLEHGAFYAILILSVIMYVQTLVHIPEVITGLGGATLIGIALWSSIQYNKRHHPVGTHAGV, encoded by the coding sequence ATGAGCCAGCCTGTTTCGCAGACCACCACGCTCGGCTATTTCAAATGGGCCTTCATCGTCACCATCGTCGGCCTCGTGCTCGGCGGCTGGCTCGGCTGGAACGACAGCGGTACGCTGTCGGGAATGGCCACCGTCTTCTTCATCTGCGCGGTCCTGGCCGTGCTGGAGATCTCGCTCTCCTTCGACAATGCCATCGTCAATGCCAACAAGCTCAAGGACATGACGCCGGAATGGCAGCACCGGTTCCTGACCTGGGGCATTCTCATCGCGGTCTTCGGCATGCGCATCGTCTTTCCGCTGCTGATCGTGGTGATCGCCGCCGGCATCGGCCCGGTCGATGCGATCATTCTCGCAGCCGCGCGGCCGGATGAATATGCGCGGATCATGAACGAGGCGCATCTGCCGATCGCAGCCTTTGGCGGCACCTTCCTGATGATGGTCGGCCTTTCCTACTTCTTCGACCACGAGAAGGAGATCCACTGGATCAAGCCGATCGAGCGGCGGCTGTCGGAAGCGGCCAGCATCAAGGGGATCGAGATCGCCTTCGTGCTGATCCTGATCCTCGGCTTCTCCTCGATCATTCCGGATGATACGGCGACGCCGGAGGTGGAATCGACCACCTTCGTCTTCTCGGCCATCTATGGCCTCGTCACCTTCCTGGCGGTCGAAGTGCTGGGCGGCTTCCTCGATGCCCAGCAGCGGACGATGAGCGAGGCGGCCAAGGGCGGTCTCGGCGCCTTCATCTACCTCGAAGTGCTCGATGCGAGCTTCTCCTTCGACGGCGTGATCGGCGCTTTCGCGCTGACGCAGAACCTGTTCATCATCGCCATCGGTCTCGGCATCGGCGCCATGTATGTGCGCTCCATGACGATCATGCTGGTGGAGAAGGGGACGCTTGCCGAATATCGCTATCTGGAACACGGCGCCTTCTACGCGATCCTTATCCTGTCGGTGATCATGTATGTGCAGACGCTGGTGCATATTCCGGAGGTCATCACCGGCCTTGGCGGGGCGACCCTGATCGGCATCGCGCTCTGGTCGTCGATCCAGTACAACAAGCGCCACCATCCGGTCGGCACCCACGCGGGGGTCTGA